A window of the Henckelia pumila isolate YLH828 chromosome 3, ASM3356847v2, whole genome shotgun sequence genome harbors these coding sequences:
- the LOC140892069 gene encoding cytochrome P450 CYP94D108, whose amino-acid sequence MVILFLLFIFFISLYFYIFFFPAKSKKSVYGFRSYPLVGSLPDFLRNRHRFLDWSTEILSNCPTNSAVFYRPGKVYGVIHANPQLVEHMLKSHFDNYPKGVRFRSLLEDFLGGGIFNRDGELWRIQRKTASYEFNTKSLRNFVMENVTVELRKRLVPILETAAAEERVLDAQDILERFAFDNICKLAFNVDPGCLGGDGNTGGEFMQAFEDAATLSSGRFMYALPRLYVIKKFFNLGSERKLKKSIATVYDFADKIISTRMEEKSEKKDEDLLSRFIGNGENSVGYLRDIVISFILAGRDTTSSALSWFFWLLSSKPDVEETIIHELDKIRRQSGKKIGDMFTFDELREMHYLQASISEAMRLYPPVPIDTKACNEDDILPDGTFIGKDWFISYHTYAMGRMESIWGQDCCEYKPERWIENGICKQESPFKFPVFHAGPRMCLGKDMAYIQMKSIAASVLERFAIQVLMEKGKCPEHLLSLTLRMKGGLPVKVKKRIV is encoded by the coding sequence ATGGTAATCCTCTTTcttctcttcatcttcttcatttcACTCTACTTTTACATATTCTTTTTCCCTGCAAAATCCAAGAAATCAGTGTACGGATTCAGGAGCTACCCGCTAGTCGGTTCTCTGCCGGACTTCCTCCGCAACCGCCACCGCTTCCTAGACTGGAGCACCGAAATACTGTCCAATTGCCCCACCAACTCCGCCGTCTTCTACCGCCCCGGAAAAGTTTACGGCGTCATCCATGCCAACCCGCAACTAGTGGAGCACATGCTGAAATCCCACTTCGACAACTACCCAAAAGGCGTACGATTCAGAAGCCTTCTCGAAGATTTCCTAGGAGGTGGCATCTTCAACAGGGATGGGGAATTGTGGAGGATTCAGCGCAAAACGGCGAGTTACGAGTTTAATACGAAATCCCTCCGGAATTTCGTCATGGAAAACGTAACCGTGGAGTTGCGGAAGCGTTTGGTCCCGATTCTTGAAACGGCGGCGGCGGAGGAGAGGGTTCTGGATGCGCAAGACATTCTCGAAAGATTTGCGTTTGATAACATCTGTAAACTTGCGTTTAATGTTGATCCAGGTTGTCTGGGCGGAGATGGAAACACGGGTGGCGAATTCATGCAGGCGTTTGAGGATGCTGCCACGCTCAGTTCCGGTAGATTCATGTATGCTCTGCCGAGATTATATGTAATTAAGAAGTTTTTCAATCTGGGATCGGAGAGAAAATTGAAAAAATCTATTGCTACTGTTTATGATTTTGCTGATAAGATAATTAGTACGAGAATGGAGGAGAAATCTGAGAAGAAAGATGAGGATTTGTTGTCAAGATTCATAGGAAATGGCGAGAATTCTGTTGGGTATTTGAGGGATATTGTTATTAGCTTCATTTTAGCCGGCAGGGACACTACATCATCAGCTCTTTCTTGGTTCTTTTGGTTGCTATCTTCAAAACCAGATGTAGAGGAAACAATCATTCATGAACTAGATAAAATTCGACGGCAGAGCGGGAAGAAAATCGGCGATATGTTCACATTCGACGAATTGCGTGAAATGCACTATCTCCAAGCATCCATTTCAGAAGCAATGAGGCTCTATCCGCCGGTGCCTATCGACACAAAAGCTTGCAATGAAGATGATATTTTGCCCGATGGCACGTTTATTGGCAAAGATTGGTTCATTTCATACCACACGTATGCTATGGGGAGGATGGAGAGTATATGGGGCCAAGATTGCTGTGAGTATAAGCCAGAAAGGTGGATTGAGAATGGGATTTGTAAGCAAGAAAGTCCCTTTAAGTTTCCGGTTTTCCACGCGGGTCCCCGAATGTGTTTAGGGAAAGATATGGCCTATATTCAGATGAAATCCATAGCTGCCTCTGTGTTGGAAAGATTTGCAATACAAGTGTTGATGGAGAAAGGTAAGTGCCCCGAGCATTTGCTGTCTCTGACTCTAAGAATGAAGGGTGGTTTGCCGGTTAAAGTGAAGAAGAGGATAGTGTGA